In Pieris brassicae chromosome 8, ilPieBrab1.1, whole genome shotgun sequence, the DNA window tgtatcataaaaaacgACCTTGTCCGTTCAAAGCGGAAAAGTTATCCACGTATAAGCAAGTAAGATCATAACTATTAGTAGAAAAAACCTGTTATGAATGttatttcttttgtaaaaaatcGTGGAAttagtaaatgtttttgtGCTCAACTGCTCATAAAAGATACTGAGATCAAATTCTcatttacataatactattttattaaatttatacttatcTTAATACActtatgcaaatatttttcatttaaaatgtaatgtagACTAAacactaattaataaataatccatTTGAATTATTCCTAAGGCAGTtttgttattgaataaacagttattaagaacatatatgtatatgttttctAACAATGTtggatataatattataaaatttgggTTATAAATCAAAGTGCCAAAAGTTAGCCAGTAGTTAGTTGTTACTTAGTTAGactcaatttttaaataaagtcgGTTAAAAAGAATAACAAGGTGCAATATAGTAACTGGTAAAGCCATTTCCCTTCAGCAAAAAGACTTACGTTATTTCCTTCTTCCTGCTTTACTTAACACTTACCAGATACGTAACGCGTGACGATACGGTTTAATTACAGCCTAAGACGGATTACtatctaattaaattgtttccAGCAACGGAAAGAATGTTGTTTACGATTGAGATACTGCGTAATAACTTCAAAAGATTCGATTCTGTTACACctttgtgttaataaattcTGAAAAAACTCCATTTTTACCCTTCGCGTGGCAGATTCTAATCTTGCCTGCTTTTTAATGGCCTTGCTTTAGTATTTGTTCGGTCTTCGGTAGAAGCAGGCCAAAtcctattttatttctgtGCTTTTATAGAAAAAGTGATTAATACtatgttaaaataacataatcatCAACATGTCCATCCACCAATACTTtagttttatgtatatctaatcaatacagaatataataaatcactCAATTTCACTGTACTATAAGTACCCTTAATGGAACAGGTATGATGATGAACCCTAtgatataacaaatacaactaataataatacttggaACAAACATTTAGTTTCTCAATTGCTTCCGCTTCCTTATACAAAAAACCTTACTTATAAACACTAGCTCAttcatgaatttaaaaaaataacggtAATGAccttaattatacaaaatgagatctattttgtgtaatttgtataatttccaATTGGTTTAGCTATTTCGAGGAATTAGTGTTAAACGATATTTCAATTTGACGCAGTGTCGTTTGAGCCTCCGTTTGCAGAGGGAGACATAACTACCATAAAACCATATTGTATCCAGTTTTTTTTCATGGTATAAGAAAATAAGGTATGCAATCAATTTTCAACTTTTTCCTATTCGATGTAAAAAAGCATTTAGGCAATTCCCGCTTCTGAAAATAGTAAACTCAACCTAGACTGGACCACTCTGCTAGGCAAAAAATCGACCAAAGCAACCTCGGGTTCCAATGgcgaattaaaattacaaacgaACTTATcaacttataaaaaatgttttaacccTTAAGGTggattaaacatataaaaaatttgagCAAAATGGTATTGTTTATCCTTTAGTTTCTGTAGAAGCCTAATCAATTTGAGACTTCACATTCGATACACTTACGCGCACACCGTGATTTATTGTATCATATTGTAGCCATAACCTTACTCGTGTGCATGAAGGTGAGATCTGAGTGGTAGTTGAGATGCCAGCGCGGAACCAACAAGACGGCAGTACTAGTGACGTGTACGTTATCGATATCGAGGAGGATTCGATCGATAGCCCAGCAGTGATTAACATTGAGGACACCACGAACATGAAGACGAACGGTGAgatttttttcagttttgtACCTTAAATACAAAAGAGCAGTTCCCGTCTCACAAGAAATGCACTTCTGATGAATACTATTGTTAAGAATTCTATCTTACAATGATGTGCTTAAAATCAAAGGCTAGAAACTCAAGTAACTAATTGCGgataattaaactataatgTTAAAAGGTTGTATGTCAAAGACAATAAATCAAACTAAAAGCTGTTACAACACCATAATAATACAACAAATCCAGCACaacttgaataaaaaatatctgttttaattatatacaaattaaattatattaaaaaaggaagTTCTCTAAACTGATCGCAACAGAATGTTTGTTCAAAACGATATTATTTGAGCTTGAaccattaaaagaaaaagccTATTTACCAAGACTCAATGAAACATTTACTTATAATTgggctttttaaaaatttcaattacatTAAACGTGCTCACTGCGTCGTGAAAAgcataactttaatttaaatacaaaaaaacataataattaatatattatctatatacaataaataatactattttctTGGCCCGAGGTAGATTTCTCTAACAAGCtggttaaaatttgaaaaataaataacttacctacctacctatttaataaaaaaaaacttgaatcTTGTttgaaagtatataaaaaagaagagATTAAAACTTAGtgaatgtatgtttttaagtaCAGTTTGGAAAGAAATTTGCTATAGGCGAATGCAAACATTTTCACATAACgaatagtaatttattaaaatctttcataactaaaaaaaacaagttttcTCATTTTCAGTTATAACCGCAATATTTGAGGGTAAAAGAAATCGTGAACTAGACGAATCGTCTTAATGTATTCACTTTTTTCTCTATACATCGGACATAAATGGGAAATAATTCTTAAGAAATCGGCATCCCCATCTCCCTGCAGATGATGATTACTTTATGCAACTCTTGTAACTGGGTTAGATCTTgcaacattaattttatcaccTTCGACATTTGCAACCTAATTATTAAGGGGTACCTACCTACAACTTGTTGACGCACTGAGAGTCATCAAAATCCCCTTTTGAAAGTAAAGAAATCAAAAATACTAATAcatgtacaaaatatatgcGTCTACCAAGTTTTTTTGAAGTTTCTATTACGcgtaatatttatcaaaactgTCAGTTGTAGTTATGTTGGTGGAGATTTTTAACGACATTTTTGAAAAGCAAGTTGATATTATCTCGCGCGGTCCTAAGTGAAGGTCCACTAAGGTCTCGCAACATtttcaacattatttaatttaattgttataagtattgcaatacgCAATAATGGTGGCCCTCTTCCAAATTTGATTTATGGGCGTGCTCATTGTCTATTGTCGTGCCACACGTGTGTCGGAAACAGGGCTATTGAAAGGCAATATTAagcctttattatttattcagtcAATCAAGacgatacaattttaaaaataaatattattatttaatttagtgcATTTTGGAGTCGGGTGTTTTTATTCTTTGAGTAACAAATGttgttttcttaattgtaCAAAATTAAGTGTGTCTGAAGATTAAACCGTTTAGcgaaatttatttagttatatttgtatatcgcCAACGGGTTCAATACGACGTCTCAGTTTGACATTTTTATCATCTTAATGTTAAGAAGAATCACAAAAGTAAACAAACAGCAAGCGGTTAATGTTCGCTCTTATATTTGATAATCGTATTAGTACTGCACCGCTAAATAAGACTTAGCTTAGGGCAATCTCGACTTGCTTTCATGGTACTCCACTAGGCATATGATAactttagaaaattattacattaattaattatttattttgtattattccgAAGCTAAAGGATTGAAATggatttacattaaaaagtaaCAGCAACTCATTGGACTGTAACGATATCGAGCTGGCACTTATGGACTCAAGGATAAGTTCATATTTACTTTGCATATAATTAACTTCATTGTCTTTATTATGTTACATTTCATAAAAGTTACGAACAACGCTAGACTCCATAAATGCAAATTATAGTCTTCTGAGATGTTGttactttttaatgtaattcaaTTGGATTCCTTTAGCTTCGACTTCACAATGAAACATTGCGTGACATCGCATCACGGTGAGAATAACCACGATGACTTACTTCTTTTAAGACCACCATCTCAGATTCCGCATTCTAATCATCATCAGACAGAACGTAGTGTTTATCTAGTGTTTCACCGAATTCGGATTTATTTGTTCACACTTTATGTAGTGagaaaaacaaatcaaatcaaactcaaaaaaataatgacgTATGTCAGCCACGAATGGCTGATCGCATCACCtgtgtaatataataacaatgttaGCGACGACAAGACTTCCCTTTAGTATTTCGTAAATCATTTGCatcgtaaatatttagttacgtAGAAATTAACCAGCACATGCCTCAATATGCGTCAACAGACTGAACACGAACTAAAACTCTAAAAGGAATCTAGAGTGCTAACGAAAAAATGATTGTAAACCAACTTTAAGGCCTTCTAAGATTGATAATATTGTTATCAGTCACAGTCCACagtttttatcttaaaaaatcAAAGATATGTTTGTTGacgatattaaataaacaataaccaGTATTAATGAATTATGCGTCGCAATTGAAAGACAAACATGTaaacgtaatttaaatatattaaatcgaCTTTATCATGGTAAAGATCATTCGGGATATAAATTTAGATCCAACCGgtcatttcaatatttaaattcaatataataataaaatgagtGGCCCAGTGCAAAAACATGTGAAACCGGAAGTCGTGTATGTTCCCGTGGATGTGCGGGACTCGGACGTTGTAATTGACATAGACACCGAAAGCGGTATGTAAACTATacaataatccagtggcgctacaacccacGTTCATTGTTTCTTTTAGGTGATATTGATTTAGGATAAAGGCGGTCGAACGCATTATTACAAAGCGAGTACATGCAATTAAGACTCTACAAATAACGGtttagaaaagaaaaacttttgtaaagtatgaatatatttgtttgtacttTAGACCACGTTTTACTACAACGGACTTACTTAATGTATGACGCAGGtggtacaattaaaaatatgttcgcATGATTTGCCAGTCAGGTAGCGTTCATGTTATTAAGCAAGCGgcatgtaaattaatttatacgaGTATTTCGTTGTTGTTGTATGTTCAAGTAAACttcaaataaactaaaataataacacgaaTAATATATACCGTTGATACACagtatttatcaatatattattagcgCCGATTACATACCTTGATGTATGTTTGATTCAAAATGAACTACGAACAAAGGCACACAATTGTCAGTTGTAGGGATGATGAATCAATTAGTATAGGAACAATGAGAATGATTACAAATCCTGCCTGTAAATAAAATCgtaaataactatttagtGAACTCACTAAATACAATGATTGAGggagtaattaaaaaaatcaaataaaaaactttattcatcaGTAAACTCACGTCAGTAAACGAATgaatgattctaaatttataaagtcTCAGTCACTCTTGCAAGTCGCAATTTATGTACGCACTTGCAATCTTTACATCGTGGTcatcataataatatgttaaatcAGTTTCGTTActcaagttaaataaataataattaataaataaataaaaaggagcGTGCATCTATATTAttgtgggaacaacacgcaaacacGTAGTAGCAAGGTGAATCAAAGTAGAAGAGAAAAAATATGAATCACCCtcaacaaaactaaaattatcaatgtttTAGTTGTTAAAATGAACGGACGCTTTTTATTTTccctgtaataaaaatgtataatgtataggTCTATTAAGATTATTGACAATAAGTATGCttctgaatttaaaaaaaagcaaaatttTAGAAAGTGAAGTGGCCTttggatttattattaaaatcacgtACTTACttgataataattgttaacttaTCGGTTGGCCATTATTCCCTTGACCTAATATTTGCGttcagtattttaatttaaaatgacattccgttatttttaaatgagacTTGAAAgtagaaattgtattttatatttgttcacTTTGCCAATAAGACGTTGACAAATAAATTTGTGAAAATTCACAGATCGACGGCAGCAAAGAACAAACGGTCATGTACAAAATCACTAGTTTTCAGAGAGCGTTTTTAGTGAAATAATGGTATAACGTCTACAATAACAGAGATATCGTAAacgttattattgtaaaaacaataaagcTAGTAAATATTCCATTCAAGATTCAAAACTGATATCTTTGTATATAACAGCTGTATATGTCCGTTTGTACTAAGTCATTTCTTAAAAACAGTGTAGgtaaaggtttttttatgtgttgCAAAATTTGAGTAAAAGACATTCttttgagaaaaaaaaactatcacaagataaaacaaagcattttgTGTTGAATgctaaaaaactattttggCAAAAATGCAGATGTCATTTTGTTCTTTGCTGCCATCAAGATGTAGGTAGACTACTTATATTTAGAGCTTGAACATGGCTAACCCTGACACTTTTGCACTGGTAATCCTTGATATACATACGGTGTTGCGAATCAGTAGGCCAAAGGTAGCTGTACTTGATCTCGCTTAATAGGATAATTTCAATTCAGATGCGGTTCCAGTTCACTTAACACTTGGGTTAGGTTAATGACTATGCGTTGTGAACTTTGTCTATAATAGCTAACACCTTCTTATATaacagatataataataaataacataagatTAATGCTATTACTGGTATTAAAAACGTCTACCGTTCTTAAAAACATGGTatacttacaaaaaataattattttaaggacAATAACGATGTTAGATATCATTCtggaatttcaattttctttgatgacaaaaatataatcactGTTCTGTTAGGGATGCTGAAATTTTATAACGAATACGTTACTATATttaccataaataatatttatatttatggttAGTTATATCGATATAGTTGATATATATACgatatagtatttaataataacagaaaCCGCTTGGTATGTGATAATTTATTGAACAATTTACGGTtatttttgcaataaatacaagtttgttataaatctggtattttaataaaaaagatgattagtattattaatatcttaaataataagtacttAAAATAGATGAAATTgatgtatatttaatgtggTTTTGTTCTGCTTTTCGAGTAGTGACGCGGGAAAATGTCGGCATTCTCTCGGGCCTTAATTAGTTAAGGGCTGAACAACAAAGCGCGGGGTTAGGTTCCGTCGGTAGGTCCGAGGTTTAGAGACTGTCACAATACTTGTTAAGTATAAATAAGTgtgcaaatatataatatttacgaaaCGTATTCTTTAAAACGACATCCTGCAATACTGACTGAAAGAAGTCTAACATTTCTGTATATTCcaacagatttttattttccaaagacaagaaatacattttttattctaaaaaataaactatggAATATGCATATAAATGTACTGATTTCTCGAGCATTTTGAAACAAGCTTCAAGAGCCCCCTTcctatttttgtataagggATGGCCCATATCATACGAAAAAATGTGGCCACGAACACTTTCGATTAGTTTTTCAACTCTGTCCATTTTTGTATCGAGAGATAAAGCTGGCGTCACGTTGGGCGCGACGTCTCCCATCCCGCTATCTGTTTGGCTACTTATAGTCCTGTCCATTTAGACATAAAAATAGTGatcaaataacaaaaattccCGGAAAGCCAAAAATTGGTGCAGAGCTGGGGTTtaccattataaataaagttttaaaaatcccCATCGATCCTATATGTGCTACAAAATTATTCGGGGTCAAAGGTCAAAAATTTGAGgttttttgattttttctCAAAAACGGTAAGTTTTATCAAAAACGTTTCAAgcaaaagttatatttcttaatttctttacaaaaatatCCATTTCATTTTTTCCCTAAGAGTTACCATTCCTAAGATATCGCGATTCTAAGAGTCACTTTATACATGATATACACACATCTCCACGCCACCTGTGAGGTAGTATCCTTGGCGCGTTTTTTTTTACCGTGGTTTTCCCTGTAGGCCACTGTACTCCAGTAACTGTCATGATAATTTTTGCATAATTTAAGGAAACAATACGCGTCAAGTCCTAGATGTTACCCAAGATGTGAGGCGGAACAGGCtagtacttaaaaaaaagacCACCTCGAACTAAACCGCGAGTAAGTGaatcaaattattgtttttaaaaatgctGTTTATTTTGTGGCAATGAAGCCAATGAAGAaacttagaaaaataaaattaacgctGCAGAACAACGTCGTCGAACTACAAAAACATCATCGGGTTCCGAGATTatctttattgaatttatgaCAGTTCCAGCGAATCAACAAGAATTTTTCGCAGATATCCACATAATTGAAACACAACCGCAACGGTGACGTGACGCGGCGGATGGTCGAGCGCCGAGCACGGCTCTGTGTGACATATCCTTTAATTCctatattaattagtaaattacaACTGCTCAAGTCGCGCCAGCGTCGCCGTCCCGCCCTGTCCGCTATTTGGCCAAACCGTTAAACATACGAAATTGTAGACAAACAACACAATATTTTGTCTGTGGGAAGTCTTAACTGACAATGAAACTATCATATAAGGAGTTTTATTAACTGACATTTGAAATCTGTCAAATTCGGTCCGACAGTCTGTTTTGATGTTAGTCAATGTCATAGATAATTGTAAACTATTACGGGAGTCGGTgagaaaaacattttaatttcattccaTAACTAGGTACATTGCGGAATTCGTGTTGCTGTAAACGACTGCATGTAACCAAATAATTTCgttattacttttactttttaatataattattagattGGAAATAGCGTACAAACGTTGTATATCTATCTGTTTTGTGCCAATATGACTTACGGTGAGTTTTTATCAATTCATTATTTAGAgcgtttacaaaatttatagacCGTTTATGATGACATGAAAtcgcaataaaaataaacttctgTAAACTCAATCTTTTCTACGGTAAAAGTTAAATTCTCTGGGTACTTACTATTAAACGTGATTACGCACTAAGTACTCGAGAGATTTTGATGAACTCTACTcacataaattcaaaaaatttgaTTACTTTTGTGCTTATTCAGTTTATACGAAGTGTTTACcttaaattagttatataaGATAATAGTTCAGTAGTTAATCCaacaacattaattaatattatgtagtttattttattaacaatagaaTAAGTAAAAGGAACCTTAGATTAGACAATTTGTTGCAAAATAAAGTCTATTGTTATTTGAATCACATGATCGCTGTTGTTATTAAGACTAAGATTTATAAACTGTATGTTGTTTGTTCAAAATTTCAATGTATTGTCTCTGAAGTAGATATTCTTAGATTTTGTATAAACTTGTAGAAGTTTGGTTTGTccttgaaattttaatttaactgatAACTAATTAGTAAGATACTatgataaagaaaatacaaatagatactaaatttatttaatttataaactctCTTGATAACTAACCTTATGTTTCACTAACTCTAAACCCAGTTACTTTACACAGCATGTTGAACTTTTATGTAAGaagaataaatgaatttgaaaGGGAATCTTTAGTTACCATGGTATGCATAATAGTATTAACTTGTTTCAGGTAATCTGAGCCCATCTAAAGCAAAACCTGTGAATATTGGTGAGGTAAATATTACTggaaatttcataaattttgattgCCACAATTTATAAGACTTACATATTATGCTACATATAAGATTtacaaatacttattttaactCAATGTCTTTTTCTTCTTTACATCTTAAAACCTAcaagacataaataaaataagatttatatttggATGATTATAGGTTGTAGAAAAAGCACGGGATGCTTTTAACCGTGGCATTACAAAACCTCTAGAATGGAGGAAGAAACAGCTCAAGAGTCTTCTACGAATGTATGAGGAGAACTACAATGTTATGATTGAGGTATTGCAAAAAGATTTAAGAAGAAGCAAGACTGAAGCTGTGCTTCTAGAAGTTGAATATCTTATTAATGATTTGAAGAATACTATACACTATTTAGAAGAATGGGCGAAACCGGAGAGAGTAAGTTACACTAactatatatgtaaagaaaagctaaatatatatttcaatttaaaaaatctataattatttatatgatcaGCTTGTGCTGGATGTCATTAATAGATTGTTGAGtgcacataaaaaaataagtgacCCATTCTTTAATGATCGGGGTTCATAATTCAAATTCACGACCTTAGTGTAAAAAAACTTAGGATTGAATACTCGCTGACACGCCTGCCTTAaatcgaaaaataaaattatagtatattttgacaagaaaatgtacaatatatatttataaaatatgtcgCAGGTTTGTATAATTTGAACGAATTACGTTACTTTGGCGCCGTGggttacattataaatacagGTCAAACCGGTTTCTCGTATTTTGATTCAGCGTTATCTTTTTTATCGCATAACATTAGATTTTGTAAGACAacacgaaaataatatttcgcttttttatttaaaattttaatcaacttacacttttgatttaatgaatttatgtatatatttgaaaagtcTACTAAAAATTGGACTAGGATTTGGTCttcatttaattgaattattatttattgttcgcGATCGACGTGTATTCAAAAGACCAAGGCGAGACATTTATTACCATTAACTTACAATTTAATGCCTTAcacattgttataataaaatgtaaatgttttcttagtctttttgttaaaagactcgatttatattattacaatgtacaatttttagtttattttattaaatagctaATTCCTAAGTATAAAGTAACATTTTGTCTCAACAGCCTTCAAAGGGTTTAGTCAACATCCTAGACGACGTCGTCGTCTACAACGACCCATATGGCTTAGTGCTTATCATCGGCGCATGGAACTATCCCCTGCAACTTCTATTGCTACCAATGGCTGGTGCCATTGCAGCTGGTAACGCAGTGGTCGTCAAGCCCAGCGAATTGGCCGAAGCCTCTGCTACATTTATCGCTGAGACTCTTCCTAAATACTTAGATAGTGTAAGTGTTTAAATTATACGCCACTTGTATTTGAAGTTGGCAGCAATAATGAGTTGATACTCATTTTCTCATTTTCTACTCCAAGGACGCGATAGCCGTAGTAGAGGGTGGTCCGGAGGAGACAACGGAGCTCCTAAAGAACAGATTCGACTACATATTCTACACTGGTGGGACCAACGTGGGAAAGATTGTATACAGTGCTGCTACCAAAAATCTTACACCGGTCACGTTAGAACTGGGAGGGAAAAGGTACGGTAAGAGTGGTGATAATTGTAAATGAAataggatatttttattatgtattcaaaACTTAACGTTTTAGATTTATCTGATCGTTCAATTGATGTACACTCGGCTCAGGCTTCACACTCTTTCATATGTGTCTGTCATTCCCGTGTTTCCCTCTACTCGGTCTTCGTACCCCAAACCCAATCACCTctatcatttaattataattcacaGCCCAACATACATAGACAACACAGTCGACATGGAAGTGACCACGAAAAGGATACTATGGGGTAAATTCATAAATGCCATTCATGTCATTCCCGTGTTTCCCTCTACTCGGTCTTCGTACCCCAAACCCAATCACCTctatcatttaattataattcacaGCCCAACATACATAGACAACACAGTCGACATGGAAGTGACCACGAAAAGGATACTATGGGGTAAATTCATAAATGCCGGCCAGACTTGTATCGCTCCAGACTACGTTCTGTGCAGTAGAGAAGTCCAGGACAAGTTCGTGGAGTACGCTAAGACCATACTAAAGGAATGGTATGGAGAGGACCCACAGAAGTCCTCAGACCTATGCAGGATTATCAACGGAAGGCATTATAGGTAAATGTCGAGCtactatgtaatataaatattgcacGAGGTCAAACTTATTTAGAAAACCATAAAGTATTGTGTTTTACTGATCCAACCTAACGATTCTATTCTTGCTATCATCAAATTTTAGTCGCTTGCAAGCGTTATTAAACGCGAGTAAAGATAAAGTCGCCATTGGGGGCAAGAGTGACTCCCAGGACCGATACATATCGCCCACTATACTCACTAATGTGTCCCCGGACGACAAGATTATGGAGGACGAAATATTCGGCCCAATTTTACCGATCGTGCCCGTCGAGAACGCTTACGAAGCCATCAAATTTATCAACGCCAGGTAAGTTCGCTCTACAGGATATCTTTGAATTTTTCTAGATAATTACTGATAAATCTGGGTATATCTGGTAGCCTGAAGTTCAACTGCGCCGTtgctattaatttaatgtattttaaaattcaatgtcATTTCAATGGACCTTGAACTTCAACCACGTTCGATAACGTTGCTGGCTAGCGTGTAACCGCCGCCTCGTTTGACCTTGGCAGGTTTAGCTTAATCGGCTTGCATTTGGAAATCTCCAAATAACTCCAAATTTCATTATCACAATGCCATATTGGGTAGTCATACAGCCACTAAAAGGGCTCATTTTAATCAAGCCTACATTTGGAAATGAGAGTGCGAATAACAAATAACTTTTGGATGGAAGTGGGCCTTTAGTTTGCGGATAAGCGAAGTGGAGGACTATCGCCCTTGTCCCACCTGTTATTCAATAAAAGATGCAAATGATATAGAGTTTAAATGAGAACTCCACTTCACTCAGCCGTACTTTTTTGTATCAATTAACTAACTAGCGATGTCGTTGGATGTGAATCGACGTGACGTCATTGCTTGTTCATTGTGAGTTGTGATGTTTGAACTTTGACATTGTTGGCATACTTTATAGGTTTTGgtactgtataatttattattctactAAATGTTCCGTCAAAAAAAGCATTCATCGTTTGATTTACTCAGAAGGAAAATGAATGTTCAGCTTTTTGAACGCTGCTGGGTTACCGACGCAGTATTATTTGATGAGTTCACGAATAACACTGCCGATAGTTATGGTAACCCTGTGGGTGATTTCAGGGAGCATCCATTAGTATTATACGTGTTCAGCGAGCAAAAGAACATCCAAAAACTGTTTACGGAGCAAACCCGTTCGGGCAGTCTCTGTGTGAACGATACTATTATGTTCTATGGCGGTAAGGAATAAGGATTTCGCGGACTGGAGATATTGCACTTTGAATGTCTCATTTCCAAACACAATATCGATATAATGTATAAGGACAGCCATATTCAAATTGCAATACACTAAAAGTCCGCTTCGAGGTGTTGCTTTGGTAAAGGGTATTTTAATTGCACTCAGCGACGCATGTCACTTTAATCAGGCAGGTCAATGCCAATCAAGTCATTTACGTTTTAACAATAAAGCttgtttatatgtttatcTGTTGACCATTGGCTATCGTTGACCagtagttataattattaaaattcaaagatAGATTCAAGATCACTTACAATTGTTCGTAGTTGCTCACGTTTTCTAGAATGTACAAGCTGATTTAGATTGACTTTAGTAGCATTGTATGCAAAATGCTCTGGTATTACGTATACATATACGTAGGAATGCATTATGACTGTTATTATTGATGACttaacattttacaatataatgttA includes these proteins:
- the LOC123712786 gene encoding aldehyde dehydrogenase, dimeric NADP-preferring isoform X2 — its product is MPARNQQDGSTSDVYVIDIEEDSIDSPAVINIEDTTNMKTNGNLSPSKAKPVNIGEVVEKARDAFNRGITKPLEWRKKQLKSLLRMYEENYNVMIEVLQKDLRRSKTEAVLLEVEYLINDLKNTIHYLEEWAKPERPSKGLVNILDDVVVYNDPYGLVLIIGAWNYPLQLLLLPMAGAIAAGNAVVVKPSELAEASATFIAETLPKYLDSDAIAVVEGGPEETTELLKNRFDYIFYTGGTNVGKIVYSAATKNLTPVTLELGGKSPTYIDNTVDMEVTTKRILWGKFINAGQTCIAPDYVLCSREVQDKFVEYAKTILKEWYGEDPQKSSDLCRIINGRHYSRLQALLNASKDKVAIGGKSDSQDRYISPTILTNVSPDDKIMEDEIFGPILPIVPVENAYEAIKFINAREHPLVLYVFSEQKNIQKLFTEQTRSGSLCVNDTIMFYGVDTLPFGGVGNSGVGAYHGKASFDTFTHKKSCLIKNFAAIGEKLASGRYPPYTDGKLSFISMLMRKRHGPSLKFLPYLLTFALGACVAYGITVWQKMGGEEL
- the LOC123712786 gene encoding aldehyde dehydrogenase, dimeric NADP-preferring isoform X1 encodes the protein MPARNQQDGSTSDVYVIDIEEDSIDSPAVINIEDTTNMKTNGNLSPSKAKPVNIGEVVEKARDAFNRGITKPLEWRKKQLKSLLRMYEENYNVMIEVLQKDLRRSKTEAVLLEVEYLINDLKNTIHYLEEWAKPERPSKGLVNILDDVVVYNDPYGLVLIIGAWNYPLQLLLLPMAGAIAAGNAVVVKPSELAEASATFIAETLPKYLDSDAIAVVEGGPEETTELLKNRFDYIFYTGGTNVGKIVYSAATKNLTPVTLELGGKSPTYIDNTVDMEVTTKRILWGKFINAGQTCIAPDYVLCSREVQDKFVEYAKTILKEWYGEDPQKSSDLCRIINGRHYSRLQALLNASKDKVAIGGKSDSQDRYISPTILTNVSPDDKIMEDEIFGPILPIVPVENAYEAIKFINAREKPLVLYVFTQSGAVRRSLTDNTSSGGMCINDTMMQMGVDTLPFGGVGNSGVGAYHGKASFDTFTHKKSCLIKNFAAIGEKLASGRYPPYTDGKLSFISMLMRKRHGPSLKFLPYLLTFALGACVAYGITVWQKMGGEEL
- the LOC123712786 gene encoding aldehyde dehydrogenase, dimeric NADP-preferring isoform X3 — translated: MSGPVQKHVKPEVVYVPVDVRDSDVVIDIDTESGNLSPSKAKPVNIGEVVEKARDAFNRGITKPLEWRKKQLKSLLRMYEENYNVMIEVLQKDLRRSKTEAVLLEVEYLINDLKNTIHYLEEWAKPERPSKGLVNILDDVVVYNDPYGLVLIIGAWNYPLQLLLLPMAGAIAAGNAVVVKPSELAEASATFIAETLPKYLDSDAIAVVEGGPEETTELLKNRFDYIFYTGGTNVGKIVYSAATKNLTPVTLELGGKSPTYIDNTVDMEVTTKRILWGKFINAGQTCIAPDYVLCSREVQDKFVEYAKTILKEWYGEDPQKSSDLCRIINGRHYSRLQALLNASKDKVAIGGKSDSQDRYISPTILTNVSPDDKIMEDEIFGPILPIVPVENAYEAIKFINAREKPLVLYVFTQSGAVRRSLTDNTSSGGMCINDTMMQMGVDTLPFGGVGNSGVGAYHGKASFDTFTHKKSCLIKNFAAIGEKLASGRYPPYTDGKLSFISMLMRKRHGPSLKFLPYLLTFALGACVAYGITVWQKMGGEEL